A region from the Wolbachia endosymbiont (group A) of Rhinocyllus conicus genome encodes:
- the rmuC gene encoding DNA recombination protein RmuC has product MLFNSIALVVSLLLFFYIIVKKLSEKKANLEGNLCKLERELQETKQTLLTKNEEIVDLRVKRAELEVTLQKEREEKKKEIELLTKAEERLTNTFKALSLDALQTNNNNFLNLAKEVIDSKLKETESDFKKRQATINEVVTPIKEKLEKFDNEIRELEKERVGAYEGLKEQIGALMNQTSSLANALRKPHIRGKWGEMQLKRVVEIAGMIEYCDFFTQPSVVDKNEDNLLRPDLIIKMPSGKQIIIDAKVPLDSYMDAISQNDLQIQKEKLKNHSLAIKKHINDLGKKEYWNQFENTPELVVLFLTGEGVFSAALEYEPALIEIGVEKKVIIATPITLIALLRAIAYGWKQEMIAEDAKKISELGHILYERICTMGENFDNLRRSLKSAVDHYNKTAGSLEARVFPAAREFNKLGIHAKNKSLSAAKELESLPRSLHTGELKVD; this is encoded by the coding sequence ATGCTTTTCAATTCTATAGCTCTGGTTGTCTCTCTATTACTATTTTTCTACATTATTGTAAAAAAACTGAGCGAAAAGAAAGCAAACCTTGAGGGTAATTTATGTAAATTAGAGCGTGAGCTTCAAGAAACAAAGCAAACTTTACTTACAAAGAATGAAGAAATAGTTGATTTAAGGGTCAAAAGAGCAGAGCTTGAAGTAACTCTGCAAAAAGAACGTGAGGAAAAGAAAAAGGAAATAGAATTACTAACAAAAGCAGAGGAGAGATTAACAAACACTTTTAAAGCGCTCTCTCTTGATGCTTTGCAGACAAATAACAATAATTTTCTGAACTTAGCAAAGGAAGTAATTGATAGTAAATTAAAAGAAACAGAAAGCGATTTCAAAAAAAGACAAGCAACGATCAACGAAGTTGTAACGCCAATAAAAGAAAAATTAGAAAAATTCGATAACGAAATACGTGAGCTAGAAAAGGAGAGGGTAGGGGCCTATGAAGGTTTAAAGGAGCAAATTGGAGCACTGATGAACCAAACTTCCAGCCTTGCTAATGCCTTGAGAAAGCCCCACATTAGAGGAAAGTGGGGTGAAATGCAACTCAAAAGAGTGGTAGAAATAGCAGGAATGATTGAATATTGCGATTTTTTTACTCAGCCGTCAGTGGTTGATAAAAACGAGGATAATTTATTGCGTCCTGATTTAATAATCAAAATGCCATCTGGAAAGCAAATAATAATAGATGCTAAAGTGCCACTGGATTCCTACATGGATGCTATATCACAAAATGATTTGCAAATACAAAAGGAGAAATTAAAGAATCATTCCCTGGCAATAAAAAAACACATAAATGACTTGGGTAAAAAAGAGTATTGGAATCAATTTGAAAATACGCCAGAACTTGTGGTGCTTTTCTTAACAGGGGAGGGGGTTTTTAGCGCAGCACTGGAATATGAGCCTGCTTTGATAGAGATTGGAGTGGAAAAAAAAGTGATCATTGCAACACCGATCACTCTAATTGCGTTGCTAAGAGCAATAGCATATGGATGGAAGCAAGAAATGATAGCTGAAGATGCAAAGAAAATCAGTGAACTAGGTCATATTTTATATGAGCGCATTTGCACAATGGGCGAAAACTTTGATAATTTGCGCAGGAGCTTAAAAAGTGCTGTCGATCATTATAATAAAACTGCTGGTTCGCTTGAAGCAAGGGTGTTTCCTGCTGCCCGAGAATTCAATAAGCTTGGTATACATGCAAAAAATAAAAGTTTAAGTGCTGCAAAGGAATTAGAGTCCTTACCGCGCAGTTTACATACTGGGGAATTGAAAGTAGATTAG